The following proteins come from a genomic window of Cryptosporangium phraense:
- a CDS encoding alpha/beta fold hydrolase, translating to MTTGVDRLDPLDGFDYSTIEVGSSRYRVGRRGSGPAVLLLHGFPQTHYCWRSVAPALAGSRTVVVCDLKGYGTSEAAPGGPLGEGYSKREMARELVALMRSAGFARFAVVGHDRGARAGYRLALDHPDVVERLAVLSVIPTAEQFERLDPDAALDYWPFFFLAQPFAERVFAASADYLVRWILASWAGEPLPPDAVERYVAAYSPETIARVCAEYRAAFHLDRGHDLADRAAGRRLTCPVLVHWGAEEGTTSAGPLDVWRRWADDVSGGPLTAGHFLPEEAAEPLARSLTRFLAPPRPA from the coding sequence ATGACGACCGGCGTCGACCGCCTCGACCCCCTCGACGGCTTCGACTACTCGACGATCGAGGTCGGGTCGTCCCGCTACCGCGTCGGACGGCGCGGGAGCGGGCCGGCCGTCCTGCTGCTGCACGGTTTCCCGCAGACCCACTACTGCTGGCGGTCGGTCGCCCCGGCGCTGGCCGGGTCCCGCACGGTGGTCGTGTGCGACCTGAAGGGCTACGGCACCAGCGAGGCCGCGCCGGGCGGCCCGCTCGGCGAGGGCTACAGCAAGCGCGAGATGGCCCGGGAGCTGGTCGCACTCATGCGCTCGGCCGGCTTCGCCCGCTTCGCGGTCGTCGGGCACGACCGCGGCGCGCGCGCCGGCTACCGGCTGGCCCTCGACCATCCGGACGTCGTCGAGCGGCTCGCCGTGCTCAGCGTCATTCCGACGGCCGAGCAGTTCGAACGCCTGGATCCGGACGCGGCCCTCGACTACTGGCCGTTCTTCTTCCTGGCCCAGCCGTTCGCCGAGCGGGTGTTCGCGGCGAGCGCCGACTACCTCGTCCGCTGGATCCTCGCGTCCTGGGCGGGCGAGCCCCTCCCGCCGGACGCCGTCGAGCGGTACGTGGCGGCCTACTCGCCCGAGACGATCGCGCGGGTGTGCGCCGAGTACCGGGCCGCGTTCCATCTCGACCGCGGGCACGACCTCGCCGACCGCGCGGCCGGCCGGCGCCTGACGTGCCCGGTGCTCGTCCACTGGGGCGCGGAGGAGGGCACGACGTCCGCCGGACCGCTCGACGTCTGGCGGCGCTGGGCCGACGACGTCTCCGGCGGCCCGCTGACGGCCGGGCACTTCCTGCCCGAGGAGGCCGCGGAGCCGCTGGCCCGCTCCCTCACGCGCTTCCTGGCTCCGCCCCGGCCGGCCTAG
- a CDS encoding tautomerase family protein — MPFANLKVPADTLTPESKQKLIDAVTDAYAAVYGERARANTLVLVDEVAEGGWGLGGTVLTADMLGGRS; from the coding sequence ATGCCGTTCGCCAACCTCAAGGTCCCGGCCGACACGCTCACGCCGGAGTCCAAGCAGAAGCTGATCGACGCCGTCACCGACGCCTACGCGGCCGTGTACGGCGAGCGCGCCCGCGCGAACACGCTGGTCCTGGTCGACGAGGTGGCCGAGGGCGGCTGGGGCCTCGGCGGCACCGTCCTCACCGCCGACATGCTCGGCGGCCGCAGCTAG
- a CDS encoding SDR family oxidoreductase, protein MSETRVAIVTGGSRGIGRAVATTLASQGVAVVVGYAGRTDAATEVVEEITAAGGRAVAVAGDIADETAVGALFDRAEKEFGGVDVVVNAAGRMVLSTVADLNLDDLDAMHRTNIRGAFVVAREAARRLRDGGSIVLFSTSVVGLQFPTYAGYTASKGAIEAMTLILARELRGRNITVNTVAPGPTATDLFLDGKDEATIEHLAKQPPLERLGEPQDIANVVAFLGSEAGHWVNGQIIRTNGGIA, encoded by the coding sequence ATGAGTGAGACACGCGTCGCCATCGTCACCGGCGGCTCGCGCGGGATCGGCCGGGCGGTCGCGACCACCCTGGCGTCCCAGGGCGTCGCGGTCGTCGTCGGCTACGCCGGGCGCACCGACGCGGCGACCGAGGTCGTCGAGGAGATCACCGCGGCCGGCGGCCGCGCCGTCGCGGTCGCCGGCGACATCGCCGACGAGACGGCGGTCGGCGCGCTGTTCGACCGGGCCGAGAAGGAGTTCGGCGGCGTCGACGTCGTCGTCAACGCGGCCGGCCGGATGGTCCTCTCCACCGTCGCCGACCTGAATCTCGACGATCTGGACGCGATGCACCGCACGAACATCCGGGGCGCGTTCGTCGTGGCCCGCGAGGCGGCCCGGCGGCTGCGCGACGGCGGGTCGATCGTCCTGTTCTCGACGTCGGTCGTCGGACTGCAGTTCCCGACCTACGCCGGGTACACCGCCAGCAAGGGCGCGATCGAGGCGATGACGCTCATCCTCGCCCGCGAGCTGCGCGGACGGAACATCACGGTCAACACCGTCGCCCCCGGCCCGACCGCCACCGACCTGTTCCTCGACGGCAAGGACGAGGCGACGATCGAGCACCTGGCCAAGCAGCCGCCGCTGGAGCGGCTCGGCGAGCCGCAGGACATCGCCAACGTGGTCGCGTTCCTTGGCAGCGAGGCCGGCCACTGGGTCAACGGACAGATCATTCGCACCAACGGAGGGATCGCCTGA
- a CDS encoding TetR/AcrR family transcriptional regulator: MTVTETELRTAMIAAAEQQLASSAGRDIATRAVCEAVGVSQPVLYRLFGDKRGLLDAVADAGFERYAALKAAQPATGDPVADLRAGWDQHMAFARENPALYQLMFAPRPQAHSGARARVFGLLEAQLVRCAAAGALTVAPGVAAQLILSANVGVALNLIAQPELFDSASLSGQMRDTVFGAVLTTAAAPAEPDPVSAAALRLRSQLRVAGTPALEPAEATLLEVWLDRIAGTVRRGR, encoded by the coding sequence ATGACCGTCACCGAGACCGAGCTCCGGACCGCGATGATCGCGGCGGCCGAGCAGCAGCTGGCGTCGTCCGCCGGCCGGGACATCGCGACCCGGGCCGTGTGCGAGGCCGTGGGCGTCAGCCAGCCGGTGCTGTACCGGCTGTTCGGCGACAAGCGTGGCCTGCTCGACGCGGTCGCCGACGCCGGGTTCGAGCGGTACGCGGCGCTGAAGGCGGCACAGCCGGCGACCGGGGATCCGGTCGCCGATCTGCGGGCCGGGTGGGACCAGCACATGGCGTTCGCGCGAGAGAACCCGGCGCTCTACCAGCTGATGTTCGCGCCCCGGCCGCAGGCCCACTCGGGCGCCCGGGCGCGGGTGTTCGGGCTGCTCGAGGCGCAGCTCGTGCGGTGCGCGGCGGCCGGGGCACTGACGGTCGCGCCGGGGGTGGCGGCCCAGCTGATCCTCTCGGCGAACGTCGGGGTGGCGCTGAACCTGATCGCGCAGCCGGAGCTGTTCGACTCCGCGTCGCTGTCGGGGCAGATGCGCGACACGGTGTTCGGGGCCGTGCTGACGACGGCCGCCGCGCCCGCGGAGCCGGATCCGGTGTCCGCGGCGGCGCTGCGGCTCCGGTCGCAGTTGCGGGTGGCCGGGACGCCGGCCCTGGAGCCGGCCGAGGCGACGCTGCTCGAGGTGTGGCTCGACCGGATCGCCGGGACGGTCAGGCGCGGGCGGTGA